The DNA region CGCGACCGTAGCGGCGTCTGACCTGCCCCCTCAACTGCGGAGCGGCCAACGAAGAGCGAGCTGGATTCCCACCGTGTTCCGACAGCCGAAGCCACGGCGCAGCCCTCACGGGGTGCGGCCTTACGAGCTCATGACGAGCCCGCCAGCGCCGCGCGCACCTTCTCTGCGTTGGCGGCGAGCACGGCTTGGTCTTCCATCTTTCCGGAATGGGGCTTCAGCGCCACGCCCTCGAAGCGCGGCACCACGTGGATGTGGAGGTGAAACACGCTCTGCCCGCCGGCTGGCTCGTTGTACTGGAAGACGCTGACGCCATCCGCTGCGAAGGCGTTCTTCACGGCAGCGGCCACCTTTTGGACAACGGGTAGCAGCTTTGCCAGCACAGCGGGGTCCGCATCGAGCAGGTTCCGCGACGGCGCCTTCGGCACAACAAGCGTATGGCCCGGCCCCTGCGGCATGACATCCATGAACACGATCACGTCGTCGTCTTCGAGCAACTTGTGCGCCGGGACCTCCCCGCGCAGGATCTTGGCGAAGACGTTATTGTCATCGTAGGCCATGGTGCGTATCCCCGTCTGCGGTTGCCGCCTTCTAAAAGCATTGCATGCCGCAGACGGCAAGCTCCTTGTCCGACTGTCACATCCGCCGAAGTTGGACGGCGGAAGTCAGCCGTCCTTCTTGAATGGGGCGTGGTCGCGCAACAGCGCGTTGATCTCCGCGACCTCGCCGCGCTCCTCCGCGAGATAGCGCGCCACCGCCGACTCGAGCCGCGGGTCGGCGAGCCAGTGCAGCGAATAGGTCGTCTCCGGCAGATACCCGCGGGCAAGCTTGTGCTCGCCCTGGGCGCCTGCTTCCGCCCGCGCAAGCCCGTGCGCGATCGCATAGTCGATCGCCTGATGGTAGCAGAGCTCGAAATGCAGGGACGGGTGATGCTCGGTGGCGCCCCAATAGCGCCCGTAAAGGCAGTCGCCGCCGATCAAATGCAGCGCGCCAGCCACGAGCTCGCCCGCGCGCCGCGCGAAGACGAGAAGACAGCGAT from Hyphomicrobium sp. CS1GBMeth3 includes:
- a CDS encoding HIT family protein, coding for MAYDDNNVFAKILRGEVPAHKLLEDDDVIVFMDVMPQGPGHTLVVPKAPSRNLLDADPAVLAKLLPVVQKVAAAVKNAFAADGVSVFQYNEPAGGQSVFHLHIHVVPRFEGVALKPHSGKMEDQAVLAANAEKVRAALAGSS